AGCCTATTCACCCTCGCGGTCAGGGGGGCCACTAACGCGATCATGCCCGTCTCGAGCCTGGTCGAGACCCCGAGAGCCGCCACGCTCAGGCAGACAAGCATCACCATCACCGAGACCAGCAGGTAGAAGAGAATCTCCATCCCGCTCGAGAATATCAGGATGTATGGTATTGCGAGGGTCGAGTAGGCGACCGCTACGAAGAGCACCAGCCCCGCTAGTGGAATTCTGCGGTCCAGGCCCCCGTCGGCCCTGAACCTGAGCTCGCCGAGGGGCCTCGAGCGCCTGACGGCGTCGATCGGGCTGCTCCTGAGAGCCCGGCGCATTGGCTGAAACGAGAAGAGGAGGAGCACGGCGAGGGAGATGGCGACCTGCGCTGCCACCGTGGACGCGATGGAGGAGGCCCTCGCCCCGGCGAGAACCGACCCCGCGAAGGCGAAGGGGAGGGCGACTCCGAGCGCCACGCCTGCGGGCAAGCCCAGGAGCACGATGAGGCCCAGCTCCCAGAGCACAACACCCGCCACCGCGGACCTCCTCGCCCCCAGCAGCCTGAGGACCGCTAGATCGTGGGCCCTGTCCTCGACGGACAGATTGAGAACGGATGCGACCATTATGCCCGCGACGGCCGGGAAGAAGGCCGAAAAGACATACACCATGATTCCGAAGAAGCTCGTGCCCTGCACGCTCTGCTCGATGATGTAGCTCTTCATCGACGTGACGGTGTAGCCGGGCCCGAGTCTGAGGGCGATTCTTTTACCGACCTCCCGGACTCCGCGCGCGGGGTCTGAGGGGTCGCTGAGGTCGTAGAGCGAGGAATCGACGGTCACCAGAACAGAGGTGGCGAGCCCCGTGAGGTTGAGCCGCTCCGCGAGGAAGTCTATACCGGTGATGGCATACTCCTCCACGCCCGGCGGGAACCTCCCCTCGAGCTCGGCCACGCCCGTTATGTTCAGGCTCAGGTTCGCGGGGCTGGGGCCCAGTAGCTGGCGGAGGCCCAGCCTCCCCCCTACGCCGAGGCCGAGCCTGCCCGCGGCCTTCCTGCTGAGTACGGCTTTCCCGGGGCTCAGGTCGTAGCTCCCCTGAAGGCCCTTCTGCTTCCCCGCCCTGTAGTCTCCGGTGGTGCCGTACACGACCAGAGGGGTAACCGTGCTGTTTCCGTCGGGAATTGTGAAGAGCACGGTCGCGAGCAAGGGGTAGACGCCCTCTACTCCACCGACGCCGCGGACGGCCTCACCGACCTCGGAGACATTGAGCAGAGAGGCGTTTAGGGTCTCCCGCGCCCGCGCGATCTCGAAGTCGTAGGCGTAGGCCCTCTCGAAGAAGGACCTGAACTCGGCCTGGCCACCTGCGAAGACCACCCCGATCGCGATCATAATGGTCGTGGAGACGACTAGGCTCGCCGCGCCGAGGGCATACCGTCCCCTCTGCCATCCTCCCCTGAGAAGATAGGCCCCTTCCCTCATCCCCACCCCCCCGTAGCCGGTGTGGTCGGTATCCCCATCGATATCCAGATTCCGCTCAATGCCTCACATCCGCCGCTCTCGCCCCACGGGAGCGCGCCTCACGGCTCCTCCAAGCTCCGGGAGGGACGACATCCCTCGGCCCGCCCCCCACGCACCTGGGCCGCGTCAAGAGCTCCGCGCGAGCTCATCCCACACCCTCCCCGACGATTTTTCCGTCCAGCATGCGCAGGACCCTCGTCCCGAACGACGCGAGCTCAGGGTCGTGGGTGACCATGCAGAGAGTCTTCCCCTCCTTTTTGTTGAGCTTCGAGAGGAACTCGAGAATTCCCCTCCCCCCCGCCCTGTCGAGATTGCCTGTGGGCTCGTCGAGGAGGATGATGGTCGGGTCGTTCGCCAGAGCCCTCCCTATTGCGACCCTCTGCTCCTCGCCGCCGGAGAGCATCGAGGGGGTGTGGTCGGCCCTGTCCTTCATGTCCAGCAGCCTCAGAATTCTCTCGACCCTCTCCTCCCTCTCCCTCTTTGGGAGGCCCTTTATCACCATCGGCATCTCGATGTTCTCTTGGGCGGTGAGTGAGGGAATCAGGTTATAGGACTGGAAGACGAACCCGACGCGATCCCTCCTGAAGTCGGAGAGCTCGTTATCGGACATCCGGGCCAAATTCCGGCCGTCCACGAAGACCCTGCCACTGGTCGGCCTGTCCACGCCCCCCATGAGGTGAAGGAGGGTGGACTTGCCGCAGCCCGACGGGCCCATGAGAACCGCGAACTCGCCCCTCCTGATTTCCAGCGAAACGCCGTTGACGGCGACCACGGGGAGCCTCGAGGTATAGTAGACCTTGTGGACCTCCTCAAGCCTGACGGCCACATCCTCTGCCATGCTCCCGCCCGGGAATGGTCCAGGGCTCATATATATTCCTTCTGGCCCGAGCCTTCATGGGGCACGACCCAGCAAGATGCGCGCCCGCCGCTCGCGCATGGGCCCGCCCGAGTCGGGGCGTGGGGGCAAAGATATTACTCCCGGCGCGGATACCCAGATTGGTCCGATGAAGCTCGCGATACTGTCATCAGAGTACCCCCCATACCACTGGGGAGGCGTGGGCAGCGCAGCCCACACCCTGGCGAACAGGCTCGCGGAGCGGGGGCACGAGGTCCACGTCTTCACGCGCCGCCACTCCCTCCCGCCGGTGTGGAACCGCGATGGTGTGGTCATCCATATGGTGAGGTGGCTTAAGCTCCCGATGGCCTTCGCCCTCTCGTTCGGAAAAAATGCCGTGCCCGAGGTCAACAGGGAGGGCGGCTTCGACGCGGCCGTGATATTCGGCAATATGACCCTGCTCAGGGAGAGGGACTATGAGACACTCAAGTTCCCCTGCGTCACGAAGATGTGCGGTACGTGGGCGGGCGAAAGGAGCACGCTCAGGCTCGGGGAGATATCGCTGACCTCCGTGTCGGGAATCAACGACCTCGCGGTCCTGACGATTTCCGGCAGATACGATAAATACGAGGACCTTGCGCTCCTGCGCTCCGACGCGGTCGTGGTCGAGTGCGACAGCGAGATAAGAGCTCTGAATGAGAGGATGAGGCACGCGCTCCGGCAGGAGAGTAGGACTGGGCTGGGAACAGGCTCCACCTCTCATTCCCGCCCGCGCACCACCTCCGCCGGCGAATTCCGCGACGGTGGAGCGCCAGAGGAGGAAACCCGGCCGCCCCCCGGTGGGCCGGAGGGTAATGGAGCAGGTGTTTGCGGCATCCTCGACCGCGTTCTTGTCAGAGAGGGCTTTCTGGGCGCGAGGGGGAACGTGTTCAAGCAGGTTCAGCTCACCGACATGGGGCTATTCTCGCCCTCGCTCAGAGACGAAGGCCTCAGGGCGAGATACGTGGGGAGCGACGGGAGGCTACTGCTCTTCGTCGGACGGCTCGCGGCGCGCAAAAACGTGATGGAGGCGGCGCGCATTTTTGAGGCTCACTCAAAGAGGCACCCGAAGGACAGAATTCTCTTCATCGGTAAGGGGAACCAAGAGGCCCGGCTCCGCAGGTTCATCCGTAGGTGTGGCCTTGATGGGAGGATGCACATTGTCTCCAGTCTTGGCTTCCGCGAGCTCGCGACCCACTACGCCTCCGCGGACGCTTTCCTCTTTCCATCGCTCTGGGAGGGCTTCGGGCTTGTGCTCCTCGAGGCGCTCGCGTCCGGGCTACCGGTGGTCTCCAGACCGGTGGGCGGCGCCCCCGAGGTTGTCATCGAGGGTAGGAACGGCTTTCTCTACGCTACCGAGGAGGGGGCGGTCGAGGCGCTTGAGAAATGCGAGTCACTCGATAGAAAATGGATAGTCGAGGACGTCCAGACGCGCTACAGCCTGAAAAGGTGCATCGACGTCATGGAGGCCATCGTCAAGCGCGTTGCGGCGGAGGGGAAGACTAGGAGCGCTCCGACGAAATAGCTAAATACACCCCTCGTTATGGTCCGGGCCGGAAAGGGGAGAGGGATGGACGTAGTGGTGATCTCAAGGAAGGAGAACCCGCTGCTCGAAAGGACGGAGGTCCGCTTCAGGGTCGTCCACCCGGGCGAGAAGACGCCCGAGAGGGAACTCGTTCGCGAGAGGCTGGCCGCGATGCTCAACGAGAAGAAGGAGTTGGTCATCGTGGACCACATGAGATCCCAGTTCGGGAAGCAGGAGTCCCTCGGCTACGCCAAGATATACAAATCGAGAGAGAGGGCGATGAGGGTCGAGCGCGACAGGACCCTCGTGCGGAACAAACTCAAGGAGGCTAAGGCGGCCAAGGCGGCGCCGAAAAAGGAGGGTGCGGAGGCGCAGAAGCCAGCGAAGCCGGAGGGCGCGAAGGAGCCGCCGACGCCGGAGGAGAAGGCGCCAGGCGCGCCGCCTCAGAAGAAGTAGGGGGGATGAGGAATCGCCGAGAAGGAGAAGGGCGGGAAAAAGGAGACCATAGCGCGCTACTACACTGTCGTGGGCGGAAAGATTCAGCGCAGGAACCAGTGGTGCCCGAAGTGCGGGCCGGGGGTTTTTCTGGCCGTACACGCGGACAGGACCTCCTGCGGGAAGTGTGGCTACACAGAATTCAAGGAGGGCAACGCGCCGAAGAAATGATGCCCATCTCGGTTTCAAACCGGTATTGAAGGGGAGTGAAGATGAGCGTAATGGCTGGAGCCCGCACGGCGGTAAATACTTGCCTGAGGGTGAAGAAGGGCGAGAGGGTCGTGGTCGTCACGGACATCATCAAGGAGGACATAGGTGAGGCGCTGCACTGGGCCGCCAAGGAGGCGGGCTCGGAGGCGATTCTCGTCAAGATGCTACCGAGGAGCAGGCACGGGGAGGAGCCGCCCGCTCCCGTGGCGGCCATCATGAAGACTGCTGACGTGGTCATCGCCCCGACCGCATTCTCTATATCCCACACGCAGGCGCGCAAGGAGGCGAACGAGGCCGGCGCGCGCATAGCGACGATGCCCATGATAACCGAGGAGATGATGAGCCGGGGGGGCATGACTGCGGACTTCAGGCAGATCAAGCGACGGGCAGAAGGCCTCCTAGGGCGTCTCGCCGGAGCGAGGGAGGTTCGCGTGACCACGCCCGAGGGCACCGACATAAGGCTCTCGGTCGAGGGCAGGAGGTGGATTCCGGACACGGGAATTCTGCACGAGAGGGGTGCGTTCGGAAACCTGCCCGCGGGGGAGCTCTTCGTGCCCCCCGTGGAGGGGACGGCGGAGGGGGTGGTCGTGGTCACGGGGGCGCTGGCTGGTGTGGGCATTCTGAAGAAGCCCGTCAGGATGGTCGTCAGAAACGGTCTGGCGAGGGAGATAACCGGCGGGCCGCAGGCGAGGGCCCTGAAAAAGACGCTCGAGGGCGCGGCTGCAAAGCTCGAGAACCCGGACGGCGCCTACAATATTGCGGAGTTCGGAATCGGCCTCAACCCGAAGGCGAGGCTGATAGGCAACCCGCTCGAGGACGAGAAGGTGGTCGGAACCGTCCACATCGCGCTGGGCGACAACTCGACCTTCGGCGGGAGCGTGCGCGCCGGCGTCCACGTCGACGGAATCATTCTCAACCCTAGGGTGGAGGTCGACGGAAGACTCCTGAAGCTCTGAATTCGGGGGCGCGGTTACACAGGCCTCCGGAGCGGGACCACAGATTTAATGAAGGGCCACGCTCTTTTCCTTTTCCGCAGGCATGGGCCCGTAGTGTAGCTTGGAACCCGGGAGAAACCGCCACGCACTCCTTTCCGGTTTCTCCCTCGCCTCGATGAGCTCGCTCCGCTCGCTCATCTTCGGTCACACAGGCCTCCGGAGCGGGACCACAGATTTAATGAAGGGCCACGCTCTTTTCCTTTTCCGCAGGCATGGGCCCGTAGTGTAGCTTGGAATCACATAGGCCTCCGGAGCCTAAGACCCGGGTTCGAATCCCGGCGGGCCCGTCTAAATAATCGTTGCACGGGCCCGCCTAGTCCTCGGTGGCCTGCAGGCCACCAGCGGTCCCCACGGGCCCGTTAACCAACAGGACAGTCTGAGCGCCGGGATTCGAGAAGGAGACGCGTCCGGCATGACAAGACGGGGCGTCGCTGAATTCGCAACGAATGTGGATTATCGGTGCGGGGGCTCGTTGCATACCGGAAAGACAGGGGCGGGGGCGTTAAATAAAAAAATATAAATCACTCACCCCTGTTGCCCTGTTTGATGCCCGGGGCTTTTAAGGCGTGGATGTTCAACTGGAAGGCCTCGAGGGCGAGGAGCAGGCCCGACCGAATTCTCCAGACGCTGATGCCCCGCGCCGGCGAGACCGTGATGGACTACGGGGCCGGCGGAGGTTACTTTGCGATGCGCTTCGCCGATTTCGTCGGAGGGGAGGGGAGGGTCTACGCCGTGGACATCAATCCGGCCTTTCTCAGGTACATCCGGAAGAAGGCTGCAAAGCGGGGCCTGAAGGGGCTGGAGGCGCTCACCCCTGAGGAGGCCGCGAGGAAAGTGCCGGAGGGCTCGCTGGACCTCATATTCATGAGAAACGTCACCCACCACATCCGAGACCGCCCGGCACTGTTCTCCGAATTCGGGCGTCTCCTCAAGCCCGGCGGCAGGGTGGCGATAGTCGAGCACTTGCCGGGCAGGGGGCACAGCCCGGAGCACTCCGTGCCCCCCGAGACTCTCGTCTCGGAGATGGAGTCGGCCGGGTTCGCGCTGACCAACACCCACGACTTCCTTCCGGACCAGTCATTCATGATCTTTATCAGGCGGAGCAGGGAAGGATGAGGCGCGGGATCGACCGGGCGCTGTGACCGGGGCCCTGAAAAAGACTTTAAACCGCCGGATTGTTTTAGTTAATGCATCCGGGGAGGGAGCGCCGTGTCTGGGCGAAGAAGGGTGCGCAAAGTGGTGGAGAGGGCGGCCGAGAGGACCAGCAGGGTCATTGATAGAGCCGCCGAAAAGGGCGGCAAGCTCATGGACGAGGGCGCCAAGGTGGCTGAAAAAGCAGGTAGGAAGGTGCTCGAAGTAGCGGACCGGAGCGTGAAAGCGGCCGCTGAGATTCTAAGGGATACCCCGGAGGTCAAGAAGGTCATAGATGCTGGAACTGAGGCGGTGGGGAAAGTCATCGAGAAGGGGGCGGAGGTGGCGCGGAAGGGGATTGAGAAGAGCAAAAGACTGCTCGAGGAGTGACAAGTCTGTCGGGCGGGGATCGCGCTGGAATGAAGCTCATCGCCATAGCCACAGAGGACTTCGAGGTTTATTACGAGCTCGTGAGGGCGCTCAAGGCCCTGCGCAGGCCCTTCTTAAGCCTCTCACCCTCCGACCCTGTGCCCTCGGGTGTGGGCGTTGTGGTCACAACCGCCACCGAGGAGGAGGAAATCGATTTCAGGCCCAAAGTTGTGGTTCCCGGGGTCGACGAGCACTCGATTCGCCTCAGCGTCAGGATGGCCGAGGAGGCCCTGGCGGGACGGAGGGAGTGGGAGAGAATTATTTTCGGCATCGACCCTGGAAAGAGAATCGGTCTCGCGGTTCTGGGCGACGGGACCGTGCTCCACACCGCTGAGCTCCACTCGCCCGAAGAGCTCTCGGAGGAGGTCAGGCGGGTTCTAAAGACCTACCCCTCAAGGGAGATCAGGTTCAGGGTCGGCGGCGGGGACCCGCCCAACAGGAACCGCATCATCAACCTCCTTCTCGAACTCGGGCACCCGGTCGAGATGGCGGACGAGCGCTACACTTCGCGCGGCGCCCGGCTCCCGCACATTCGGGCCGCTATAGACATCGCCTTGCTCAGCGGCCCCGTGGTCAGGCGGAGGCTGGAGACGGTTCCCAAGAGGGGCGAGCTCAACAACGTGAAGCGCCTGAGTCGCATCGAAAGCCAGGGCGCGGTGACAATCTCGGACCGTCTTGCGGAGAGGGTGGTCAAGGGCGAGCTAACGCTGGATGAGGCCATCCTGAGGCAGAGACGCAGGGCCAAAAAGGATTTGTGAGGGTAGCGACATCCGAGGCTGGAAATGGCAGAGAACATAGTGCTGAGGGTTGCAGCAACGGACCATCAGGAGGACGTGGGCGCTGGCCGAGCCCGGCTCGACACCGCAAGCCGGCTCGCGCTGGGAGTCTCGCCGGGGGACATCGTGGAGATAAGGGGCAAGAAGACCACGGCCGCGGTGGTCTGGAGGATGCTCTCACCCCAGGATGAGAATAAGGGTCTTCTGAAAATCGACGGTCTCACAAGAAAGAATGCGGGTCTCTCGATAGGCGACCGCGCGGTCGTGGCGAAGGCCGACGCAAGCCCCGCGCGCAAGCTCGTGCTCGCCCAACTCATGGGGGAAGAGGGCAGGGTTCGTTCAGGCGGCGGACTCGAGGGCATTGTGAGGAGGGCCCTGCTCAAGAGGCCGATGTGCAAGGGAGACATAGTCTTTGTCCCGGGAATGGCGCTGATGGGCGGAACCCTCGCCTTCGTCGTGGTCTCGACCTACCCGGCGGGCGTGGTCCAGCTCGTCGAGGACACAGAGCTGGTGCTGAAGGAGGAGGCTGGGGGCGAGGAGAGGCTCCCGCCGGCGGTGAGCTACGAGGACGTCGGGGGGCTCGGGGAGCAGCTGAAGAGGGTCAGGGAGATGGTCGAGCTCCCTCTGAAGCACCCCGAGCTCTTCGAGAGGCTCGGCATCGAGCCCCCGAAGGGCGTTCTGCTCTACGGGCCCCCCGGAACCGGCAAGACGATGATCGCGAGGGCGGTGGCGAGCGAGGCCGGGGCGAGCTTCTTCTCCATTCAGGGGCCGGAAATCATGGACAAATACTACGGCGCCTCAGAGGAGCACCTGAGAAAGAAGTTTGAGGAGGCGGAGAAGGCCGCGCCCTCGATTCTCTTCATAGACGAGCTCGACTCGATCGCGCCGCGCAGGAGTGACGTCCACGGCGAGGTCGAGAGGAGGGTCGTGGCCCAGATGCTGACGCTGATGGACGGGCTTCAGGGCAGGGGCAGGGTGATCATCATCGCAGCCACCAACAGGGTGGACGCGATCGACCCCGCGCTGCGGAGGCCCGGGAGGTTCGACAGGGAGATCGAGATCGGCGTCCCGGACAGGCAGGGGAGGCTCGAGATTCTCCAGGTCCACACGAGGAACATGCCTCTAGAGGAGGGCCTGGACCTGGGGAGCATCGCGGACGCAACCCACGGCTTCGTCGGCGCGGACCTCGCCGCGCTGTGCAGGGAGGCCGCGATGAGGTGCCTGAGGCGCGCCCTCCCGGAGCTCGCGCTCGACAAACCGATTCCTCCGGAAGCGCTCGAGGGAATTCGCGTCACGGCCGAGGACTTCCGGGACGCGCTGAGGGACATAGAGCCGAGCGCGCTGAGAGACGTTCTGGTCGAGGTCCCCGGGACGAGGTGGGAAGACATCGGCGGGCTTGATGACGTCAAGGCTCGCCTGCGCGAGATGGTCGAGTGGCCCCTGAAGCACCCGGAGTCGTTCCGGAGGCTCGGTATTCAGGCCCCGAAGGGCGTCCTTCTATTCGGGCCGCCGGGGACCGGGAAGACCCTCCTCGCCCGCGCCGTGGCGACGGAGTCGTCTGCGAACTTCATATCGGTCAAGGGGCCGGAGGTTTTCTCGAAGTGGCTCGGGGAGAGCGAGAGGGCGATAAGGGAGGTGTTCAAGAAGGCGAGGCAGTACTCACCCTCGATCGTTTTCCTCGATGAGCTCGACGCCCTCGCGCCCCGACGGGGACAGAGCGCGGACAGCGGCGCGGCCGAGAGGGTGGTGAACCAGCTCCTGACCTCCCTCGACGGCCTGGAGAGGCTGGACAACGTCATCGTCCTCGCCGCGTCCAACAGGCCCGACATGATAGACCCCGCGCTCCTCAGGCCCGGCAGGCTCGACAGGCTTATTCTCGTTCCCCCGCCTGACAGGGCGGCGAGGCTCGCGATACTCAAAGTTCACACGAGAAACATGCCCCTCGAGGGCGTGGACTTGGAGGCCCTGGCGGCCAG
The sequence above is a segment of the Thermoplasmata archaeon genome. Coding sequences within it:
- a CDS encoding FtsX-like permease family protein translates to MREGAYLLRGGWQRGRYALGAASLVVSTTIMIAIGVVFAGGQAEFRSFFERAYAYDFEIARARETLNASLLNVSEVGEAVRGVGGVEGVYPLLATVLFTIPDGNSTVTPLVVYGTTGDYRAGKQKGLQGSYDLSPGKAVLSRKAAGRLGLGVGGRLGLRQLLGPSPANLSLNITGVAELEGRFPPGVEEYAITGIDFLAERLNLTGLATSVLVTVDSSLYDLSDPSDPARGVREVGKRIALRLGPGYTVTSMKSYIIEQSVQGTSFFGIMVYVFSAFFPAVAGIMVASVLNLSVEDRAHDLAVLRLLGARRSAVAGVVLWELGLIVLLGLPAGVALGVALPFAFAGSVLAGARASSIASTVAAQVAISLAVLLLFSFQPMRRALRSSPIDAVRRSRPLGELRFRADGGLDRRIPLAGLVLFVAVAYSTLAIPYILIFSSGMEILFYLLVSVMVMLVCLSVAALGVSTRLETGMIALVAPLTARVNRLARKSVLRYARRNLSTNIIFGVVVAILIFFTSLISTVRGSIEDTARYEAGADIRVRSAYDMPESQLEALLATPGVERGAGVGPPVDAELGALVGPSGVRVRLYAADSSFPAASYLSSADFRQGDPTAFGLDNSSIIISRSLATALNAGAGDVIRASREDRRSLLTVRAVLNTLPGFPFEVSQTARAVDETQAAFVSFEQHRFLSNQSAPARYYSSVFLRVSPGKDPEKVGEELLLRFSDRQGVRVSVTKATVRSVTEATAFLDVIFSSVLLGMMMVAVFSLMSNLYASIKEREFEIGVLRSLGFRRTQILGSFLLEGVAVALGAVLLGILVGLVVGLMMVWFIGLLSVTGLRFVVPWHIIALVLGVTLVSSVLGILLTSRQVVRRELIELVRRAE
- a CDS encoding ABC transporter ATP-binding protein, with product MAEDVAVRLEEVHKVYYTSRLPVVAVNGVSLEIRRGEFAVLMGPSGCGKSTLLHLMGGVDRPTSGRVFVDGRNLARMSDNELSDFRRDRVGFVFQSYNLIPSLTAQENIEMPMVIKGLPKREREERVERILRLLDMKDRADHTPSMLSGGEEQRVAIGRALANDPTIILLDEPTGNLDRAGGRGILEFLSKLNKKEGKTLCMVTHDPELASFGTRVLRMLDGKIVGEGVG
- a CDS encoding glycosyltransferase; translated protein: MKLAILSSEYPPYHWGGVGSAAHTLANRLAERGHEVHVFTRRHSLPPVWNRDGVVIHMVRWLKLPMAFALSFGKNAVPEVNREGGFDAAVIFGNMTLLRERDYETLKFPCVTKMCGTWAGERSTLRLGEISLTSVSGINDLAVLTISGRYDKYEDLALLRSDAVVVECDSEIRALNERMRHALRQESRTGLGTGSTSHSRPRTTSAGEFRDGGAPEEETRPPPGGPEGNGAGVCGILDRVLVREGFLGARGNVFKQVQLTDMGLFSPSLRDEGLRARYVGSDGRLLLFVGRLAARKNVMEAARIFEAHSKRHPKDRILFIGKGNQEARLRRFIRRCGLDGRMHIVSSLGFRELATHYASADAFLFPSLWEGFGLVLLEALASGLPVVSRPVGGAPEVVIEGRNGFLYATEEGAVEALEKCESLDRKWIVEDVQTRYSLKRCIDVMEAIVKRVAAEGKTRSAPTK
- a CDS encoding 30S ribosomal protein S24e, which produces MVRAGKGRGMDVVVISRKENPLLERTEVRFRVVHPGEKTPERELVRERLAAMLNEKKELVIVDHMRSQFGKQESLGYAKIYKSRERAMRVERDRTLVRNKLKEAKAAKAAPKKEGAEAQKPAKPEGAKEPPTPEEKAPGAPPQKK
- a CDS encoding 30S ribosomal protein S27ae, encoding MARYYTVVGGKIQRRNQWCPKCGPGVFLAVHADRTSCGKCGYTEFKEGNAPKK
- a CDS encoding aminopeptidase; amino-acid sequence: MSVMAGARTAVNTCLRVKKGERVVVVTDIIKEDIGEALHWAAKEAGSEAILVKMLPRSRHGEEPPAPVAAIMKTADVVIAPTAFSISHTQARKEANEAGARIATMPMITEEMMSRGGMTADFRQIKRRAEGLLGRLAGAREVRVTTPEGTDIRLSVEGRRWIPDTGILHERGAFGNLPAGELFVPPVEGTAEGVVVVTGALAGVGILKKPVRMVVRNGLAREITGGPQARALKKTLEGAAAKLENPDGAYNIAEFGIGLNPKARLIGNPLEDEKVVGTVHIALGDNSTFGGSVRAGVHVDGIILNPRVEVDGRLLKL
- a CDS encoding class I SAM-dependent methyltransferase codes for the protein MPGAFKAWMFNWKASRARSRPDRILQTLMPRAGETVMDYGAGGGYFAMRFADFVGGEGRVYAVDINPAFLRYIRKKAAKRGLKGLEALTPEEAARKVPEGSLDLIFMRNVTHHIRDRPALFSEFGRLLKPGGRVAIVEHLPGRGHSPEHSVPPETLVSEMESAGFALTNTHDFLPDQSFMIFIRRSREG
- a CDS encoding CDC48 family AAA ATPase, yielding MAENIVLRVAATDHQEDVGAGRARLDTASRLALGVSPGDIVEIRGKKTTAAVVWRMLSPQDENKGLLKIDGLTRKNAGLSIGDRAVVAKADASPARKLVLAQLMGEEGRVRSGGGLEGIVRRALLKRPMCKGDIVFVPGMALMGGTLAFVVVSTYPAGVVQLVEDTELVLKEEAGGEERLPPAVSYEDVGGLGEQLKRVREMVELPLKHPELFERLGIEPPKGVLLYGPPGTGKTMIARAVASEAGASFFSIQGPEIMDKYYGASEEHLRKKFEEAEKAAPSILFIDELDSIAPRRSDVHGEVERRVVAQMLTLMDGLQGRGRVIIIAATNRVDAIDPALRRPGRFDREIEIGVPDRQGRLEILQVHTRNMPLEEGLDLGSIADATHGFVGADLAALCREAAMRCLRRALPELALDKPIPPEALEGIRVTAEDFRDALRDIEPSALRDVLVEVPGTRWEDIGGLDDVKARLREMVEWPLKHPESFRRLGIQAPKGVLLFGPPGTGKTLLARAVATESSANFISVKGPEVFSKWLGESERAIREVFKKARQYSPSIVFLDELDALAPRRGQSADSGAAERVVNQLLTSLDGLERLDNVIVLAASNRPDMIDPALLRPGRLDRLILVPPPDRAARLAILKVHTRNMPLEGVDLEALAARLEGFVGADIEALVREAALAAMRENIQAARVTAAHFERALAMVRPTADERMVRFYERLAKELAGGGLRGAGDEVAGYR